One Triticum dicoccoides isolate Atlit2015 ecotype Zavitan chromosome 5B, WEW_v2.0, whole genome shotgun sequence genomic window carries:
- the LOC119310414 gene encoding DNA-binding protein EMBP-1-like, producing MASSSSATSGDDRPPAAGGGGGTPAQAHAEWAASMHAYYAVAASAAGHPYAAWPLPPPAQQHGLVAAGPGAAYGAPVPFPMYHHPAAAYYAHAHASMAAGVPYMAGESASAAGKGKRAGKTRRVPSGEINSSSGSGDAGSQGSSEKGNAGANQKGSSSSAKRRKSGAANTEGEPSQATTVQNAVTEPPLEDKERSASKLLVLAPGRAALTSAAPNLNIAMDPLSASPSSLVQGEVNAAASSQSNASLSQMDERELKRERRKQSNRESARRSRLRKQQECEELAQKVSELTAANGTLRSELDQLKKDCKTMETENKQLMGKILSHDDKMQQSEGPSVVTTLSIQVEAPDPHQGGDGKAS from the exons atgGCGTCCTCCTCCTCCGCGACGTCCGGCGACGACCGGCCGCCGGCCGCCGGGGGCGGGGGCGGGACCCCCGCGCAGGCGCACGCGGAGTGGGCCGCCTCGATGCACGCGTACTacgcggtcgccgcctccgccgccgggcACCCCTACGCCGCgtggccgctgccgccgccggcacAG CAGCACGGCCTGGTGGCGGCCGGGCCGGGGGCGGCGTACGGCGCGCCGGTGCCGTTCCCCATGTACCACCACCCCGCGGCGGCGTACTACGCGCACGCGCACGCCTCCATGGCCGCG GGGGTGCCTTACATGGCCGGCGAGTCTGCGTCGGcggcggggaaagggaagaggGCGGGGAAGACACGGCGTGTCCCTTCCGGCGAGATCAATTCCAGTTCCGGGAG CGGCGATGCCGGGAGCCAGGGGTCATCTGAGAAGGGAAACGCCGGCGCCAATCAGAAG GGCTCATCATCATCCGCGAAGAGGAGGAAGTCCGGCGCTGCAAATACAGAAG GTGAGCCATCTCAGGCTACCACAGTGCAGAATGCTGTAACCGAGCCGCCATTGGAAGACAAGGAGAGGTCTGCATCCAAACTGTTGGTTTTGGCACCTGGGAGGGCGGCACTCACCAGTGCTGCACCAAACTTGAATATTGCGATGGATCCCTTGAGCGCTTCTCCATCCTCCTTAGTACAGGGGGAGGTGAACGCCGCAGCTTCTTCCCAGAGTAACGCTTCGCTGTCTCAGATG GATGAACGGGAActgaagagggagagaaggaaacaaTCCAACAGAGAGTCTGCAAGGAGATCAAGATTACGCAAACAG CAAGAATGCGAAGAGCTAGCCCAGAAGGTAAGTGAGCTGACCGCAGCGAACGGCACGCTCAGATCAGAACTCGACCAGCTTAAGAAGGACTGCAAAACCATGGAAACAGAAAATAAACAGCTGATG GGTAAAATATTAAGTCATGATGATAAAATGCAGCAGTCAGAGGGCCCTAGCGTTGTGACTACCCTGAGCATCCAGGTCGAAGCGCCCGACCCGCATCAAGGAGGAGATGGCAAAGCTTCATAA